In the genome of Shewanella glacialimarina, one region contains:
- a CDS encoding OmpA family protein, with translation MRYFILLLMVSLTSACSMNDTISMDQPTKQQFDLNDQDRDGVIAARERCMGTIIGSEVDNYGCGTVKKINERQELEILFENNSDYIDPQYYSQIEKVASLMTLYPSTVVTIEGHCSNRGSYELNLALSQNRAKAVTTILQDTFGIEASRLTSIGYSFDRLIDTSGTAEAEKVNRRVIAEVQSEETIPNLKWHIYTVDQQTE, from the coding sequence ATGCGCTACTTCATTTTATTATTAATGGTCAGCTTAACCAGTGCTTGTTCTATGAATGATACTATTTCTATGGACCAACCCACTAAACAGCAATTTGATCTAAACGATCAAGATCGTGATGGTGTTATTGCAGCAAGAGAACGCTGCATGGGCACAATCATCGGATCTGAAGTTGATAATTATGGTTGCGGCACAGTTAAAAAGATTAACGAACGCCAAGAACTGGAAATTTTATTTGAAAACAACTCTGATTATATCGATCCACAGTATTACTCACAAATAGAAAAGGTTGCGAGTCTGATGACACTTTATCCTTCAACGGTTGTGACCATTGAAGGACATTGTAGTAATCGTGGCAGCTATGAGCTGAACTTAGCTTTATCACAAAACAGAGCTAAAGCCGTTACCACAATACTCCAAGATACATTTGGTATTGAAGCGTCACGCCTAACATCTATAGGTTATAGCTTTGATCGCCTTATAGACACTAGTGGCACAGCTGAAGCTGAAAAAGTGAATCGTCGCGTTATCGCTGAAGTTCAAAGTGAAGAGACTATTCCAAATTTGAAATGGCATATTTACACTGTTGATCAACAAACAGAATAA
- a CDS encoding transglutaminase-like cysteine peptidase, whose translation MSISTLFAAPTQTLNADKIISTLSQNYGQRAGLRAKAWFKVVDEAQALPEKQQLEKVNQFFNLFRFVDDKVLWGDSNYWATPMEFIGVNGGDCEDFSIAKYFTLLQLGVSEDKLRITMVKATSVNQYHMVLAYYETPSSVPLVLDNLDKKIKLATQRRDLLPVYSFNGKQLWLNKEKGRGVLAGSSSRLEKWNDLTHRLGVDRLRQPKLKME comes from the coding sequence TTGTCTATTTCGACACTTTTTGCGGCGCCTACGCAAACGCTAAATGCTGACAAAATTATTTCGACTCTTAGCCAGAATTATGGCCAACGCGCAGGCTTAAGGGCCAAAGCCTGGTTTAAAGTAGTTGACGAAGCACAAGCTTTACCGGAAAAACAACAACTAGAGAAAGTGAATCAATTTTTCAATTTATTCAGATTTGTTGATGATAAAGTACTTTGGGGTGACTCTAACTATTGGGCCACACCAATGGAGTTTATCGGTGTAAATGGCGGCGATTGTGAAGACTTCTCTATTGCCAAATACTTTACCTTACTCCAATTAGGTGTATCAGAGGATAAACTGCGTATCACCATGGTAAAAGCGACCTCTGTGAATCAATACCATATGGTACTCGCCTACTATGAAACACCTAGCTCGGTACCATTAGTATTAGATAATTTAGACAAGAAAATTAAACTTGCCACACAGCGACGCGATTTGCTACCTGTGTATAGCTTTAACGGTAAGCAGTTATGGTTAAATAAAGAAAAAGGTCGAGGGGTGTTAGCAGGCTCATCATCACGACTAGAAAAATGGAATGATTTAACACATCGCTTAGGTGTTGACCGTTTACGTCAACCCAAACTTAAAATGGAGTAG
- a CDS encoding bifunctional diguanylate cyclase/phosphodiesterase — protein sequence MTLFRQIYALLFVLFLLTIASLAYVQFNETQSFLAKQMESDLNNASHSLGLMLVPALEAGDDAATETLVNVLFEGGYYQQIKLTWLVDGKQQVWNNAIRVQNVPQWFIDLEIFKPIAKESIITSGWLQLAKIEITAHPGFGYQEMWRIITNIVIVFSVLFLIAIIFARVGLSIILKPLNSLSEHAKKIANRQFGPDMPTPKTTELKELVQAFNSMSGQLKQVFNSLDEEVSALRKKNLVDQVSNLPNRQYMVSRINGWLSEPNSGALFLVKMDWLEDVHSQYGYQVRDETIKLLGNKLHQHLDEISPSVIARIAAYEFAFLIEESEHEQLSKYLQGMIRTINKEISKAGCKPNEQFNIGIAERLDQMSVSDILAQADNALQKSIKDNKIFHWYENTQQQLFSRDEWRQKLTHAINNNQFQFRWQPILLNENNEVCQRELYCQLTLDNEVLHAGQFMPFVEILSLGTVLDRCLIETVNSHHLFDRNFEPVAINLTYQSIGDHEFHLWIKKFLRNHKTPERICFEIPEASVYSDLSSCEHLCNIIRDCGAHFGIDHFGRQFGSMAYLQNLRPSYVKLDQSFAFIEENQHNSELCRALVNVAKGLDIQVIVTGIQENKQLSRFNDLRLDAHQGYIAPPIDIKLT from the coding sequence ATGACCCTGTTTCGACAGATTTATGCGTTACTTTTCGTACTATTCTTGCTAACGATAGCAAGCTTAGCTTACGTTCAATTTAACGAGACTCAGAGCTTTCTCGCAAAGCAAATGGAGTCAGACCTTAATAATGCCAGTCACTCATTAGGACTGATGCTTGTACCAGCTTTAGAAGCAGGTGATGATGCTGCAACAGAGACCTTAGTCAATGTCTTGTTTGAAGGTGGATATTACCAACAAATTAAGCTTACCTGGTTAGTTGATGGTAAACAGCAAGTTTGGAATAATGCCATTCGAGTACAAAATGTACCCCAATGGTTTATTGACCTTGAAATTTTTAAGCCTATTGCTAAAGAAAGTATCATCACATCTGGTTGGTTACAGCTGGCTAAAATTGAAATTACTGCTCACCCAGGGTTTGGTTACCAAGAGATGTGGCGGATTATAACCAATATAGTCATAGTATTTTCAGTTTTATTCTTAATCGCCATTATCTTTGCTCGAGTTGGTTTAAGCATCATCTTAAAACCATTGAACTCGTTATCAGAACACGCTAAAAAAATTGCTAATCGTCAATTTGGCCCAGATATGCCAACCCCTAAAACAACAGAGTTAAAGGAATTGGTTCAAGCATTTAACAGTATGTCGGGCCAACTTAAACAGGTGTTTAATTCTCTAGATGAAGAAGTATCAGCTTTACGTAAGAAAAACTTAGTTGATCAAGTTTCCAACCTTCCTAACCGTCAATACATGGTAAGCCGGATTAATGGTTGGCTCAGTGAACCTAATTCAGGGGCATTGTTTTTAGTTAAAATGGACTGGCTTGAAGATGTGCATAGCCAGTATGGCTATCAAGTAAGAGATGAAACCATCAAGTTACTTGGCAATAAATTACATCAACATTTAGATGAAATTAGCCCTTCTGTTATTGCACGCATAGCAGCATATGAATTCGCCTTCTTAATTGAAGAAAGTGAACACGAACAACTTAGTAAATACTTACAGGGCATGATCCGCACAATCAATAAAGAAATATCGAAAGCAGGTTGTAAACCCAATGAGCAATTCAATATTGGTATCGCTGAACGTTTAGATCAAATGAGTGTATCGGACATACTTGCTCAAGCTGATAATGCGTTACAAAAATCGATTAAAGATAATAAAATCTTTCATTGGTATGAAAATACGCAGCAGCAATTATTCAGCCGTGATGAGTGGCGACAAAAGCTCACCCACGCAATCAATAACAATCAATTTCAATTTCGTTGGCAACCCATATTATTAAATGAAAACAATGAAGTGTGTCAACGTGAACTGTACTGTCAACTCACATTAGATAATGAAGTGTTACATGCAGGTCAGTTTATGCCTTTTGTGGAAATTTTATCATTGGGTACCGTGTTAGATCGCTGCTTAATTGAAACTGTTAATAGCCATCATTTATTTGACCGTAATTTTGAACCTGTGGCCATCAACCTAACTTATCAAAGTATTGGCGATCATGAGTTTCATCTTTGGATTAAGAAATTCCTTAGAAATCATAAAACGCCTGAACGCATTTGTTTTGAGATCCCTGAAGCAAGTGTCTATAGCGATTTAAGCTCATGTGAACACTTGTGCAATATTATTCGTGATTGTGGTGCCCACTTCGGTATTGACCATTTCGGTCGTCAATTCGGCTCCATGGCCTATTTACAAAACCTAAGACCCAGCTATGTAAAACTGGATCAATCTTTTGCTTTTATCGAAGAGAATCAACACAACAGTGAGCTATGTCGCGCGTTGGTTAACGTGGCAAAAGGACTAGATATTCAAGTTATTGTGACGGGAATTCAAGAGAATAAGCAGCTAAGCCGCTTTAACGACTTACGTTTAGACGCACACCAAGGCTACATAGCCCCGCCTATTGATATCAAACTCACCTAA